The following DNA comes from Anopheles coustani chromosome 2, idAnoCousDA_361_x.2, whole genome shotgun sequence.
tcgaaagaaaatttttcGCAACAATGAATTGGTCCGGGATATCTAGAGTAAGTGGGAAGGATAGGATAGGTTTAAGTAAGTTTAGCTTAGttttagatatttttaaagaaatagGTAGTACAGATAAGTTAGTTGTAGGGAATGATTACTTGGTGAAATTTTTACAAACTAAGCTAAGGCACGCGAACGAGCGACTTAATTTAGACGAATTCAAAGTTACATCGTGCCATATACGGCGATCCGATTCTTAATGTTAATTAATGTTCCTTTccatattatatttatttaatactAGTTTTATGTAttagtttagttttagtttAGTAAGTATGAATTGAGTTAGTTTTAAgattcaaatctttttttttttgagcctTATGGAATTGTGCATAGCATGGGggtgaaataaaactatattttataaatttatcataatttacatttgttttatttaatatctACATTAAACTTAAAGCGTATGaagaaggggggaaaaaatcatGGTATCGTCTCTGTCTGTGCTTATTGCTGCTAACTTACATTTTAGGTCAGGCAGCCCAATTTCTATCACGCTGTCTCTGGCACTGAGCCTCCCTTCGAGTACATGTATTACCCCGGAATCCAAAATGTTGGGCTCATTGAAAAAGGATTTGGTGTTCTTCACAACTTTCCCCTTCAGGGTCCACCTGTCGGTTCCGTCGCCCGACAAGAGGGTTGCTTCCTCAAACAAAACGATGTCATTCCCTCGTGTTAGGAAAAACCCGTTCCTTCTATTATTTGCCAGCATAAGGCCCTGGCGAATATATAATTTTGAGCTACCTCCTCTTTTGCTCAGTTTTGGGTAGCTCCGTTTTTCAGCCTTGGATCTGCAATAGCGCGAATTAAAATCGTCCTGCTCCCCAAGACGATTTATTGTCTGCTCTAATACCCTATGCGGGCTCCTCACAGTTCGCTTCAGATGTTGCAGCTTGTTTTCGAAAGGGTATGTCGAGATGGTCGATAGCGGCCCAAATCGACATACATCTTCGAAAACATGCTGCAAACTGTGTATGTTGCTGGTGATGAATCCTGGCCCGTACACGCTATCAAATTGTAGAACGTAACGGTTCAACAGTTCACCAGCATATTCCCACATATTTTTATAGGCGTCAGACGCCAACAATGTTACACCGCAAAATAGTACCCATGTGGCGAAAATTGAAGGTTTCGTTAAAGTTTCCGGAAATATTTACGGTTAACGAAACAATTTCCGCAGACATTAACGAACGTCACTCGTTCCGGATTATAAAGCTCATTGCTGAAAGATGTAACGCTAGTGCAGAGCTTGTGAGAAAAAGCTTTAATAGTGGTGTGTGCCCTTGATGAGCTTATGAAGGGGAAGTACTTTTGGGGGGCAACACGCGTACCACGTGTGGAATACGTGTGCGAgagcggcaaaaaaaaaacagatgctttctttctttctgttCGCTTATCTGTTACGCCACTCTGCTCTTCGTGTGTGATGAGGACGACCCACCTGCCCCGCATGGCTACGCGTACCAATGCATTTAAAACCCCTCGGATCCCtaccaattttttatttgtatgttttgttaatGTGTTAATTATTATACTGgaaagattttaatttttacgtaCCTTAAACTTACATGTGTATTTCATCGGCTGGTAGAATCGATGCTCGGTTTGGCATCAGGCAGAATATGTTTGTAATTACCCTCGTCTAATCCACGGTGCCACGAAGCTGGTTAGCCTTACTCCTGCTAGATTGGGTACAAAAGCGAAATTTTGCGATCATAGCCTAATTTCATCCGGACACAATATCCGCATGGTATTAGTGATTATGAATGTGCGGGCGCATCAAATAGGCAGAATCATCTCGAGTATTCAGTTTCGACACATTTGTGCGCTAGTCAACATCTCGGTCGATCAAGAAAAattgaagcgaaaaaatgtCAAGTGTAAATAATCAAGATATGGTGAAAAAGTTGATGGCGATTGGAGTTTTGCGCAAAGGTAAGAGAAACAGTGATATTTTGGTTGTACGTTGTTGAAAAcggtttaatttttgtttattaatttgtttgtttttctttcgcttctagTAAGCAAATCCAACATCCCTGTACCGGTGCCGAAGGTTCAGGAAAAAGTCCATCGAGGTAAATCCTTTTTTCCATAATGTGTTCGTCATTAAACTTAAACATTCTATATAATTTTGCAGCTGAAGCTGCCCCTGTCCGGGTAGTTTCGATCCAAAAGCCATCCCGTATTCCGACAAGTAAACCCCATCCCACAGCCATTGAAACGCCCACACCAGCGATGATACCCCGTCCAGCACCGTCCAGCCTCCCTGGAgaagcagcatcagcatcaagaCCGGCGGCAGTCTCAAATGGTAACAGTTTCTTGTGCAAAGTACGTTTTATGTAACATTAATGAATAATTATCTTTTCCAATTGCAGAACACAAAAAACGTAAATTGGACCACGATCCTCCTCAACCGCGTGAGGAGCAGCTAACGGTACGCGAGATGCATTCGGAGATGAAGGAAATGTGTCAAAATTTGGAAGATAAGATGAATCTAATTATACGTAAAATGGGAAGGATGCAGGTGGCCATCGAGGAGCTGGCGGAAGCGAGCAAGCCGAGGGATGGGCTAGGTTTAAGGATAGATTTTAAGTTTTCGCCTATTAAGACGTTAGAGGAACTGCACACATTCAATGCACTCCTCAAGTCTGACGAGGCGTATAGAACTAAAGTGATATCGTGGCTGCATGCCAATATCACTCGTGCAGAGGTCAATAATAGACTGCACGATACAATCGATTTATTGttcgaaagaaaatttttcGCAACAATGAATTGGTCCGGGATATCTAGAGTAAGTGGGAAGGATAGGATAGGTTTAAGTAAGTTTAGCTTAGttttagatatttttaaagaaatagGTAGTACAGATAAGTTAGTTGTAGGGAATGATTACTTGGTGAAATTTTTACAAACTAAGCTAAGGCACGCGAACGAGCGACTTAATTTAGACGAATTCAAAGTTACATCGTGCCATATACGGCGATCCGATTCTTAATGTTAATTAATGTTCCTTTccatattatatttatttaatactAGTTTTATGTAttagtttagttttagtttAGTAAGTATGAATTGAGTTAGTTTTAAgattcaaatcttttttttttttgagcctTATGGAATTGTGCATAGCATGGGggtgaaataaaactatattttataaatttatcataatttacatttgttttatttaatatctACATTAAACTTAAAGCGTATGaagaaggggggaaaaaatcatGGTATCGTCTCTGTCTGTGCTTATTGCTGCTAACTTACATTTTAGGTCAGGCAGCCCAATTTCTATCACGCTGTCTCTGGCACTGAGCCTCCCTTCGAGTACATGTATTACCCCGGAATCCAAAATGTTGGGCTCATTGAAAAAGGATTTGGTGTTCTTCACAACTTTCCCCTTCAGGGTCCACCTGTCGGTTCCGTCGCCCGACAAGAGGGTTGCTTCCTCAAACAAAACGATGTCATTCCCTCGTGTTAGGAAAAACCCGTTCCTTCTATTATTTGCCAGCATAAGGCCCTGGCGAATATATAATTTTGAGCTACCTCCTCTTTTGCTCAGTTTTGGGTAGCTCCGTTTTTCAGCCTTGGATCTGCAATAGCGCGAATTAAAATCGTCCTGCTCCCCAAGACGATTTATTGTCTGCTCTAATACCCTATGCGGGCTCCTCACAGTTCGCTTCAGATGTTGCAGCTTGTTTTCGAAAGGGTATGTCGAGATGGTCGATAGCGGCCCAAATCGACATACATCTTCGAAAACATGCTGCAAACTGTGTATGTTGCTGGTGATGAATCCTGGCCCGTACACGCTATCAAATTGTAGAACGTAACGGTTCAACAGTTCACCAGCATATTCCCACATATTTTTATAGGCGTCAGACGCCAACAATGTTACACCGCAAAATAGTAACAAGAAGTGCTGGTACGCTTCCTTCGGCAGGTGATCTCTTAAAACTACAATAGAAATGTAATGTAGAAAAGAGGCGTACTCTGATCCCTTCCAGGAATGCGCCCAGTGCATGCCTCGAACAGTGCGGTGGATTTCGGATGGCAGTAGAATTTGGTCTAAAGCAACCGAAATCGCATCACACTGCCCTTTAGACAGCTTTACTTTGCCCAAGGACCCAGAACGCCAACCTACCAGCATACGTTTCATTATGCCTAGGTCTATGAGGTGCAGCCGGTCCGCCACAACCACGTCCTTGATCATATCAAATCCTTGCAGCTGCAAGAGAGGTGTCGGTGATTTGATATGACCAGGCTGCGTGCCGTTCCGGAAGTCCTGGTCCGTTCTCTTGGCTGCGTTTATTCCCGGGAAATTCATTCGCCTTGCTTGCTTGTCGTAAACCCCTTTAACCGTACACTTCTGGCACCCGTTGTACCCTCCGTGTCCTGTAACAcctgagaaaaacaaaaacattatatttttgaaaaaaacattataagTTTAAGTAATTATTTACCTTTTATAAAAGCTCGTGCGGGGGTATCAGCAATAATTGCACGAAGCTTGATCGTTACCCTCTTTTTATTTACCATGAGGCCGTTTGCCGTTAGACAATTAAGTTCATTTACCATGGGACCCAAATATTCATCAAGATTTGTGGGTTTGGTGTCACCATGGAAAATCGCTACCGTCATAACTGGCGCTTGGGGCATTTCAtggatagaaaataaaattggcCAATACGGGGCTTTGCTATTTTTATGCAAAGGTATCCCGTCGACCGAAACGTTGAGTGATACGTTTTGCGAAGTCAGCTTAGCGTATCTAAAAAGGGGGAttgagaataaataaaatatatcgcATGGCGAAAAAGTTATTGCAGTAGTAAATCTTACTGAAAATATGTAGTCAGGCTATTTCTGATACCATTGTACCAAAATTGCCCACCGTTGTCCATCTGCTTAATCTGCTTCCCGGTGTCTTTTTTAGTGCCCAGCAGTTTTCTTGCGTCAAAAGGTAAACGGACGTTTACCTTTTTAAACAAGCGCAGCACCATATCAACTGATTGCACGGTTGGTTTGTGCTTATTTGCCCAATGTCGAATTCCTTCGATGAGGGACATGGCATCAAACCTCTCGTCTACACCTTCTTCTTCATCACCACTGCCATCATCTTCACTGGTCTCTTCATCGCTATTGTATGAAGCCTCGTCTTCCTCATCTTTCTCCATCCCTGACATGTCATCTTCTGCCGACATGTCTCCTGCCAGAGGATCGGGAGCTAGACCATTTCCTTCGGAAATGTTTTCATAAGATGGGGCGCGAACTAcaaattaagaaataaattgttaTGTTCACATTCACTTGCACATGATTTTCACAACATACCTGCTCTCCTTGCTGCTTTCAGCTCTTCTAACTCGGCAAACATTTCTAGTTCATGTTTCTTAACGCGCTTGTAGTAATTACTAGTGTAATTACGTTTTTTGTAcatgttttaaaatcaaagAATTCGTGGTTTACAAGAAAAAAGCAGTTCAAAAATCAGGAAAGCACTAAAATCAACACCAAAGATCACCCACTCACTATCAATAACCGAGATCGAACTATACTGCTAGCAAACAGTATCACGCATACGATTTTATTAATGGTGTTGGATAagagtaattgaaataaaattttagtcTATTTCGGGTGGTGCGGAGGAAGGGACGACGGGGGATGCTGGGCAGAGAAATAAAGCGGTTTGCCAAATATTTAAGGAAGAAATGAGAGGCAGCATTgggagaagagaagagaaccATTGAAGAAGGGGAATTCGAAGCGTCACGCTGAGCTTCGTGCAAGATCGATGGACGCGGGATGGAGATGCACCGGTAgtgaagagaggaaaaaaagctttctccatacaaaaatgcTTTTATCATCCGAAAGATTCCACTTGGGCGACAGTAAACTAAATTTagaaaaagtatatttttatacttttaaaataaaatatataaagttTTAGTATAAATGCATTTCAGCTTTACGatatgcattttattttctttaaaagagaaaatgATCCTTCATTTAACTGAGTTCACATAATAATCCGATTAGTTTATTGTTGAATGACTGTCTTGCGAAGAGACACATATAATGTTTAGCgaataaaattcattaaatatGATTTTAGAGTTACTATCTTCAACTATTGAACCCAGGCGATACGCCGTAGGAGAACGTAAACTCGCTATTCATGTCAATTGCATGTCCTCCCTTTTGATGTTTATGCCGCTTCGTTTCGGGGATAAAGTCGTCTACATCTTCCGAAATCGATTCGTACCTTTTGCGACCCCTACCGACTTCAGCGTCCTCCGCAGCTCCCCCATCGTCCTCGACTTCGTGCGCCTGATACTGCAGGTACAGCGGATCGATGCGTTTGCCTGACTTCTTCAGCATGTACGGATCGAAGGGGAAGAACGTTTCCAGACAGTCCTCCGGTAGCTGGGTGTTGTTTTTGTACACCGTGGCCAGCTTACGGCGTGCATTGCGCTCCAGGATCGTGTGGCAGTACGCGAGTTGATACGCTCGCGTAATACCGGCAAATGCCGTGGCCACCGTGGGTAGGCAAACGCGCAGCGGATTCAGCTGGCACGTTACTATCGACGACAGCTGAAGTGATTGCAGGAACGTGAGGTTCTTTGCGTCCGAGGTAAGGTGCTTGCTGCGGAACGCCACCACGTAAAAGATGGCCTGGCACACGGAGTAGAAGACGAGATGTGCCTTCAGAGATTGATTGTACTGCATGGAGTCGCACCGTTGAATGTAGCTGTGCGCCCAGTGGGACATTTCGTGAAGCATCGATTTAAGATAGCTGCAAAACAAATCGCTtgttaacaacaacaaatgacCCCCGCTCATATAACACTTACCTCAAGGGGACAAACTTTCCTCGGGCCAACATACTTGCTATGTAACCGACCGAGGCTTGTCGCACCACCGGCGACATGCTGGGATTGCTAACGTTCTTCCACAGGGAAGTGATGAAATGCTCTGCGTACGAAAGCTTGAAACTGCAGAAGTAAAACAGAAGGAACTGTACGTGGTCCGTGTTGTGAGTGGGCAGAACGTGAGACTCGAACTGGTTCAGCATGATCTTGAACAACCGATCCCCCTGTCCGCTCTCCTTCACCGTACGGTCGATGAAGTGAAACATGAGATCCATGAAGCAATCCAGCGTTTCCGCCACCGGATGGCGCATGGTGTCACTGTCCTCCTCGTCGCCAGTGTCGGCCATCTCGAACATCTCCTCGTCGGGATACTCGGCATCTTCGATTTCGCTGCGCGGAACGTTCACGTCTATTTGGAGCAGCTGGAAGAATACGATTTCCAGCAGCTCATCACAGTAGATCGACGCGTACTCCGTCATGTGCAGAACGTTATGAAGGTATCCCACTACCTCATAGGTTGGCTTCTTATGGTAGGGGAAACTCTTGCGAAGCTGCGTAAGCACCACGTCGAAGATCATCGGGATCACATTTTTCAGTCTTGTTATTAGATCGTGCACCGATGCCATCTGTCGCTGCTCTTCCTCGTTAGGTACACCATTCTTATACCGTTGTTTACTAGCTTCGCCTGGAATAAACAGTTTCAGCAGCTTCGTAACGGTCATCGTACAAAAGTTCTTCTGCACGATCGATAGTTCGATCACGAAATCCTTGTACGACTCGATGGACTGCTCCGATCGATCCAACCAGGGGGTGGAGAGGAGATGGTCGACCAAGTTACTGAAGTGGGATTTCAGGAGAGGGACACACTTTTTTGCTTCGGTGAACATTTCTTGGAATTGATTTTcctacaaaaaaagaaagaaacaattcATTCCCACACCGGTTACGCCACACCACGAAAGTGCTTACGTACATCAAAGTCTTCATCCTTcagcttcagcagcagctCATCGTACAGCACTAGCCGGTTGTTTTCCAAAACATCCTGCAACGCTGACTCGATCGACAGCACGGCAAAGCGCACTTTGTTGCGAACGACGGGGCTCTTTGAATCGGCAGACTGGGTTTTGAGAATCGATGAAATTCGTCGTTTATCGGTGATTGCAGACATCTTTGCATTTCTTCGTGGCACGGTATCTCGGGCGGAAGGAAGTTGTTGTTCTTTCAAGGTTAGGTATTTACGACGCAAAACCCGTGACTGACCGGAATCAAATCGCCGAAAACACTCGTCTACTACATTTGCAATCTACACTGGACGATGAAACAGTCGTACTTTGTGTTATCTATATTCAATAAACCAACTAATCTTCGAGTATTTCACAATTTTCCATGCACCGACAACGAAGACCGAAAAAGCACGTTGCAAACTTCGCAGAATAGCATATGCAGCTGTCAGTGTGACAAtctgttgatttaaaaaaaatgaatagaaAATACGTCAAATATGACAAAACGATAAGTTCTTCTGTATGGTTTACATGGTCGCGTGGAAGACCATAGGTTATTTTC
Coding sequences within:
- the LOC131262483 gene encoding RNA polymerase I-specific transcription initiation factor RRN3 codes for the protein MSAITDKRRISSILKTQSADSKSPVVRNKVRFAVLSIESALQDVLENNRLVLYDELLLKLKDEDFDENQFQEMFTEAKKCVPLLKSHFSNLVDHLLSTPWLDRSEQSIESYKDFVIELSIVQKNFCTMTVTKLLKLFIPGEASKQRYKNGVPNEEEQRQMASVHDLITRLKNVIPMIFDVVLTQLRKSFPYHKKPTYEVVGYLHNVLHMTEYASIYCDELLEIVFFQLLQIDVNVPRSEIEDAEYPDEEMFEMADTGDEEDSDTMRHPVAETLDCFMDLMFHFIDRTVKESGQGDRLFKIMLNQFESHVLPTHNTDHVQFLLFYFCSFKLSYAEHFITSLWKNVSNPSMSPVVRQASVGYIASMLARGKFVPLSYLKSMLHEMSHWAHSYIQRCDSMQYNQSLKAHLVFYSVCQAIFYVVAFRSKHLTSDAKNLTFLQSLQLSSIVTCQLNPLRVCLPTVATAFAGITRAYQLAYCHTILERNARRKLATVYKNNTQLPEDCLETFFPFDPYMLKKSGKRIDPLYLQYQAHEVEDDGGAAEDAEVGRGRKRYESISEDVDDFIPETKRHKHQKGGHAIDMNSEFTFSYGVSPGFNS